CTTTATATGACGTAAATAACGTCATTGGAGACGAGATTGTCGACGGTATCCGCGAGGTTTTAGATTCGGGGTGGCTGACGCTAGGTCCGAAGACGACAGAATTCGAGGAGACGTTCGCTGCCGTCCACAAGACGGACGAGGGTGTCGCCGTAAACTCCTGTACGTCCGCGCTCTATGCTTCGCTTCGAGCGCTGGGAATCGGTAATGGCGACACAGTCGTTGTCCCTGCGATCACATTCGCTGCTACTGCCAACGTCGTGCGACTGCTCGGCGGCGACGTGATCGTCAGTGACGTGACCGAGACCGGTAACCTTGATCCGGATAGCCTCCGACAGATTCTTGAGCGACGAACCGATGTCCAAGCAGTCCTCCCAGTCCACCTCTACGGACTCCCCTGTAACATGCCGGAGATTATCGATGTCGCCGACGAGCACGACATTGCGGTCATCGAGGACTGCGCGCACGCGCCAGGCGCGTCGGTCGACGGCAAGCCGGTCGGATCCTTCGGGGACGCCGGCTGTTTCAGTTTCTACGCGACCAAGAACATGACGACGGGCGAGGGCGGCATGGTCGTCACGAACGACGCGGACCTCGGCGAACGTGTCCGACAACTCCGGAACCACCACCAGACGAAATCACCTGACGAGAAGAAACAGAACTGGGGGTACGACGTGGATGGACTGGGGTTCAATTTCCGTATGAGCGAGTTCCAGGCTGTGATGGGACTGAGCCAGCTCAAGAAACTCGGAGAGATGACTGAAAGCCGACAGCGGGTGGCGCGTCGATACCGAGAGGCGATAGCGACCATCGATGGACTGTCTTGGTATGGTAACGATCCAGAGAAGGACCACGTTTTCCACCTGTTCGTCGTCCACGTCGAAGACGAATATCCACTGACCCGTAACGAATTGTACGATCATCTCTCGACGAATGATATCGTCACGGGTGTCCACTATCCGCCCATTCCGGAACTCACGTACTACAATGGCGTGGAGGGTGAGTACGAGCGGGCAATGCGTCTCTACGACCGAATCCTATCACTCCCGATGTTTCCGGACATGGACAACTCGACGCAAGACCACGTAATCGATGCGCTCAGAACTCCTCAATAATTATGGCTCCAACTGTCGGTCACTTCGTCAAGAACTATCTTCCCCTCACGCAGACGTTCGTTTATCGCTACTTGACGAGTCACTCCACCTATGTGCCGTTTGTCTGTGGAATCCGGAGCGAGAATACGGATCGGTTTCCCTTCGAGCCCCGGTACGTATTTATGGACAAATCCAGATTCGATCCACGATTCTGGGTCTACGGCGCGCTCGCGAAGTTCGATCTCTTTGGCCTTGAGAACACGCACTATCGGAATGTGATTGACCGCACTGATCCGGACGTGCTCCACGCCCACTTCGGACCACGCGGTGTGGAACTGGAAAAATATCGCCGCGACAATCGGCCGCTCGTGACGTCGTTTTACGGTTATGATGCCTCTCAACTCGTCGAAGGCGACGATTCGATGCGTGCGAAGTACCAGAAGCTATTCGCCAAGGGGGATCTATTCCTCGTGGAGGGGCCGGCGATGCGACAGAAACTCCTGGCGCTCGATTGCCCGGAGGAGAAGATCGCTCTCCAGCGGATCGCGATTGACACCGATCGGATCGAACCCTGCTATCCTGACCTGAGCGATGGCCTTCAGGTACTGATGGTCGGTCGGTTTGTCGAGAAGAAGGGGATGCCTGACGGGATACGGGCCTTCGCTTCGGCCCTCGGTGACGTCGAAGGCGCGGAACTCCGAATCGTCGGAGGTGAGAGCGGCGAATACACGGAAGCGGACCTCCGAGAGATTGCGGCCGCCGAAGGCGTGAGCGACCAGGTTGTCTTCGCCGGATTCCTGCCGTACGAGGAGTATCTTGGAGCTGTCCACGAGTGTGACGTACTCCTCGCCCCGAGCAAACGAGCCGAATCGGGGGATTCCGAAGGTGGCGCGCCAACGGTTCTTCTGGAGGCACAGGCGAGCGGGAAACCGGTGGTCGCCACGACGCATGCAGACATTCCGTACGTAGTCGAAGATGGCATCGCCGGTCGGTTGGTTACGCCCGGAGACGTTGAATCACTCGCTGACGCACTCTGCTGGTGCCGGGACCATCCAGAACATCTCACTCGTATGGGTCGGGCCGGCCGCGAGAACATGAAGGCCCACCAC
This Halorientalis sp. IM1011 DNA region includes the following protein-coding sequences:
- a CDS encoding DegT/DnrJ/EryC1/StrS aminotransferase family protein gives rise to the protein MSEIPLYDVNNVIGDEIVDGIREVLDSGWLTLGPKTTEFEETFAAVHKTDEGVAVNSCTSALYASLRALGIGNGDTVVVPAITFAATANVVRLLGGDVIVSDVTETGNLDPDSLRQILERRTDVQAVLPVHLYGLPCNMPEIIDVADEHDIAVIEDCAHAPGASVDGKPVGSFGDAGCFSFYATKNMTTGEGGMVVTNDADLGERVRQLRNHHQTKSPDEKKQNWGYDVDGLGFNFRMSEFQAVMGLSQLKKLGEMTESRQRVARRYREAIATIDGLSWYGNDPEKDHVFHLFVVHVEDEYPLTRNELYDHLSTNDIVTGVHYPPIPELTYYNGVEGEYERAMRLYDRILSLPMFPDMDNSTQDHVIDALRTPQ
- a CDS encoding glycosyltransferase encodes the protein MAPTVGHFVKNYLPLTQTFVYRYLTSHSTYVPFVCGIRSENTDRFPFEPRYVFMDKSRFDPRFWVYGALAKFDLFGLENTHYRNVIDRTDPDVLHAHFGPRGVELEKYRRDNRPLVTSFYGYDASQLVEGDDSMRAKYQKLFAKGDLFLVEGPAMRQKLLALDCPEEKIALQRIAIDTDRIEPCYPDLSDGLQVLMVGRFVEKKGMPDGIRAFASALGDVEGAELRIVGGESGEYTEADLREIAAAEGVSDQVVFAGFLPYEEYLGAVHECDVLLAPSKRAESGDSEGGAPTVLLEAQASGKPVVATTHADIPYVVEDGIAGRLVTPGDVESLADALCWCRDHPEHLTRMGRAGRENMKAHHNVTELARQLETRYDRLL